DNA from Vitis vinifera cultivar Pinot Noir 40024 chromosome 19, ASM3070453v1:
TCAGTGGATACAGATACAATGTCAGGAAAGATAGAGTTACATTCAGAAAATGAAGTAACCATCTCAAAGCTAAAAGGTAGATGGAGAATTCAAACATCTGCTTAGTGAATTAGTTATGCAGGTGCCAGCTTCTCTGACTGAAACGGCTTGCAAAGGTTCCTCTGTTGCAGCTCAGGGCACTGAAATCTGCAACTTAAGACTCACTAGTAGAATTTCTAAATTCAGATTCCCTCTGGATCTGGTTGGTAGTAAGCAGAAGAACATGTATTCTACAGTCACTTTATATTCCACTTGTTGTAGAAGCCCAATTGGGGCTACAGCCGAACGCCCATTAAAAGCCCAAACCAATTGAGCCTAGAGGATGAGTGACAAAGCCCAATGCAATCTCAAGGCAAGGTGTTTGTACCTTGCATTTGATCCACTGAGCTTTAAAAGCAAAGGTGAGGCCATTGAGCTCTATGTCATGCTAAAGTAATAGCGttgtaaaattaaatacatAGCAAGATTAAtggtttttcttcaaaaaatttttatgtaaatgtttacattcatgtttattttcataataataattattaaattaatataataattttaaaataataaaatataaaaataaagagataaagttaaatattatgattttctttttgtcttaaacatatctttatatttaaatattatatatgttctatttaataaattttaaaatattaatatatttatatttatctttataatttaatttggtaTGTGCAATATAAAactgaaatattattaaaatttgtaattatatattttaaatttcttataattttttttttgtataatctataaattataaaattattattttaccagTTTTCGTGAATGTAACAACCTACatctcacaactttaaaacatatttacaaaTTAAGaactcatacatatatagcgccaagaTAAAGGAGAAAGTTTCTAACACTATATAAGCATAAACTCTTTTTAACTACAAAGCTTTAAAAATTTTTGCGAAACATTAACTTGAATGCTAGACAGTTGCAAACCTTAGTGggagttttcaaattttttaagagaGAGAATCATGGTTTAAATATTGGTAAATATGGAATATTTGTACCTaaattttacagatatattggaaatatcggtgaatattttgacaaaaatattgataagacaaaaattattcaaaatttataaaaatatttttaaaaattaaaaaaatgataaaataaataaaaatacacatgttaaagttattttctaaACATAATTGATATAGATATGatcaaatagaaaaatatcGATAAGTAAGGATAAATcaatcttaataatttattatttatccaatcaaattaattttaatttataaaatattagaatttcattatttttgaataaatttatatttttaatattttaaacacATTCCTATGCGAAAATATCAGatactttttaaataacaatgaaaagttcttacaaaaaatatatcttaataagaaaatatcaaagacTTACATATTATTTcgaaaagaaatttaaaacacTTTCCAACATATAAAGTGCTTTATTCAACCAATAGTAACAAAGACGAGCTTTGACTTGGACTGAAAGCCTGGCCAAGTAAAAAACTGAAACCTTGTCCTCTTGATGCTGTGTCTTGGACAAATTCCAGGAAAAACCTACATTAGagaaattttagtattttttaaaactagtgTATAGAAGTCTTCCTTTCATCTGTGAGAAGCGTCAATGGAGACCCATCTTTTCTTTGCCTTCTTTTGTGCCTGGATTTGTCTCTCAGTTCCGTTGGAGTCCTGTATTCCAGCTGATTCCATAAGGATTGACCAACCCATAGGCGATGGTGAGACTTTAGTTTCCTCAGGCCAAAGCTTTGAACTAGGCTTCTTCTCTCCTGGCAGCTCCAAAAACAGGTACTTAGGAATATGGTACAAGAATACACCCCGGATAGTTGTATGGGTTGCAAACAGAAACAACCCGATCGCAGATTTGTATGGAGTTTTAACCATCTTCAACAATGGCGCACTTGTTCTTCTCAACCAGTCAAAGAGTGTAATCTGGTCTCCCAATTTGTCAAAGGTACCAGAAAATCCAGTTGCACAGCTCCTGGAGACTGGAAATCTTGTTCTCAGGGACAGTAGTAATGAAAGTTCTGAAAGCTATATATGGCAGAGCTTTGATGATCCATCAGACACAATGTTGCCAGGCATGAAGGTGGGATGGAACTTAAAGACTGGTCTACAACGAAAATTGACATCATGGAAAAGTGCTGATGACCCATCCCTTGGAGACTTCTCCTACGGATTTGATATTAATGTGCTGCCTTATGTGGTTCTCGGTGTGGGATCAAGGAAAATAGTCCGTTCCGGGCCATGGAATGGACTTGAATTCAATGGTGTTTATGTGTTGGACAACTCGGTTTACAAAGCAGTTTTTGCTGCCAACAACGATGAGGTATATGCCCTCTATGAGTGTCACAACAATAAGATCCTTTCAAGACTAACATTGAACCATTCAGGTTTCATCCAGCGTCTGGTATTAAAAAAAGGGAGCTCTGAATGGGATGAATTGTACTCAATTCCCGGTGAACTTTGTGAAAATTATGGCCATTGTGGTGCTAATGGTATCTGCAGAATTGGCAAGCTGCAGACTTGTGAGTGTTTGACGGGTTTCACACCAAAATCACAAGAAGAATGGGACATGTTTAATACATCAAGTGGATGCACACGAAGAATGCCTTTGGATTGCCAAATTGAAAAGGGATTTGTAAAGGTTACAGGAGTGAAATTGCCCGACTTGATAGACTTTCATGTGATTATGGATGTGAGCCTTAGGGAATGCAGGGTATCGTGCTTGAACAATTGTTCTTGTACAGCATATTCCTACTCAAAAGCATATGCCTACTCAAATCCTAATGGAAACGGTGGCTGTTTGATGTGGTCTGGGGACCTGATTGATATCAGAGAGTTAACTTCAGAAAAACATGCGGAGGACATCTATATCCGCATGCACACTTCAGAGCTGGGTAAGACACTTGATTTTCTGTAAATCACTTTTTGATTGTAAGCTATTGGGGTTGTCTCCAATAGCCTAAGCCCTAAGTTATCCTGGTAAATcaagatgaagaattacttaGCTTCCAAAGTCAGGGATTCAATTTCACAAGAAGATTATAATCTAGTTAAAACCAAGACCCTATATTATATTCCAGAATAACCATAGCTGTTAGGATTCAGGTTAACTAATGATGAACTGACTTGTAATAACCCTAACAAGCAGAAAGCAAATATCCAATTCATTTTCTGAAGAAACAGGGAAATCTGGGGAAATGGTTACTTCATTCTTGTTACTGTCTGGTCCAGGGTTAAACACTtatcagaagaaaaaactaGTGATCATCCTTGTTATATCTACCTTTTCTGGAATCCTCACCTTGGGCTTAGCAGTCTGGTTTCTATTTCGGAAGAAGAGAACAATGAGAACAGGTATGCATACTTATCCACCTTGATGATTTTATTGAAGGAACCATGTGGTTGT
Protein-coding regions in this window:
- the LOC100255581 gene encoding G-type lectin S-receptor-like serine/threonine-protein kinase At4g27290; the encoded protein is METHLFFAFFCAWICLSVPLESCIPADSIRIDQPIGDGETLVSSGQSFELGFFSPGSSKNRYLGIWYKNTPRIVVWVANRNNPIADLYGVLTIFNNGALVLLNQSKSVIWSPNLSKVPENPVAQLLETGNLVLRDSSNESSESYIWQSFDDPSDTMLPGMKVGWNLKTGLQRKLTSWKSADDPSLGDFSYGFDINVLPYVVLGVGSRKIVRSGPWNGLEFNGVYVLDNSVYKAVFAANNDEVYALYECHNNKILSRLTLNHSGFIQRLVLKKGSSEWDELYSIPGELCENYGHCGANGICRIGKLQTCECLTGFTPKSQEEWDMFNTSSGCTRRMPLDCQIEKGFVKVTGVKLPDLIDFHVIMDVSLRECRVSCLNNCSCTAYSYSKAYAYSNPNGNGGCLMWSGDLIDIRELTSEKHAEDIYIRMHTSELGLNTYQKKKLVIILVISTFSGILTLGLAVWFLFRKKRTMRTDQESKKENLELPLFDLPTIATATKNFSNTNMIGAGGFGSVYKGNLSGVAVAVKRLSKNSAQGVQEFKNEVVLIAKLQHKNLVRLLGCCIQGEERILLYEYMPNKSLDYFIFDQIRRALLAWDKRCKIVTGIARGLLYLHQDSRFQIIHRDLKTSNILLDDNLNPKISDFGLARIFGENEMETRTKRIVGTYGYMSPEYVIDGHFSVKSDVFSFGVLLLEIVCGKKNRGFSHPDHHHNLLGHAWLLWEQNKALELMDACLEDSCVASQVLRCIQVGLLCVQNLPADRPAMSSVIFMLGNEGATLPQPKHPGFFTERSSVDTDTMSGKIELHSENAVTISMLKGR